The genomic region ATGCTTTGCTTTGTGTCGCTAGACCTCTTTCAGACCTAAAAATTGAAACGGAAAAGGAAGAAGTGGTCTATCAAAAGCAATTTGGTACAGCCAACTAACAACCGATAATTAATATTAATAATTAATAACTAATTAACAAATAATGGCCGTACTTTAGTAGAATCAGTACCGTAAATCAATACCTTTACCAACATGACTACCCATTTCATTACCGCTGAAGTAGATCTGCAAGAAACCCCGGCAGAATTACAACAAACCATTGAAGCAGAAATAAAAAAACAAGGTCAACCCCTCCGCTGGGCTGTAACCTCTGTAGATACCACAAGAGAAAAAGCAACCGTGGAAGCGGTGGTCACCCGTTAACCTATTGGCTTGATCTGATGGAACGCCCATACACCGCAGTTCTTATTATACCAACTGGCATAGGCGCTACTATTGGTGGTTATGCAGGTGATGCCATACCATTAGCTAGGGTCATGTCACAGGTATGCGATCGCCTGATTACCCATCCCAACGTACTAAATGGAGCAAGTCTATACTGGAACATATCTAATTCCTACTATGTAGAGGGATACGGTTTAGATAAGTTTGCCTCTGGAGAGTGGGGACTACGCCCGGTGCGTAGTAATAGAATAGGGGTAATTTTAGACAAAGCCATAGAGCCGGATTTAATGCTGCGGCACTTACAAACGGTGGATGGTGCCAGAGCGACCCTAGGTTTAAACATTGTAGACAGTATAGTTACGGATACTTCCCTAGGGGTAGAAATAGGTGTATCAGCCTCTGGAGTAAGTTGGGGAACTATATGTAACCCAGACAGTTTGTTGCGGGCGGCGGCAAAATTGGTAACTACAGAGAAAGTAGAAGCCATAGCAGTAGTGGGGAGATTTCCTGATAGTATAGAGGGGGAACGGGGCGAAAAATATCGTCAGGGGAAGGGGGTAGACCCAGTAGCAGGTGCTGAAGCTGTAATTAGCCATTTATTGGTGCGAACTTTTAAAATTCCTTGCGCCCATGCTCCAGCTTTAGCAACATCCCCACCCGAATTGGATTTATCACCTCTTGCAGCTGCTGAAGAAATAGGTTATACTTATATGCCATCTGTTTT from Cylindrospermopsis curvispora GIHE-G1 harbors:
- a CDS encoding DUF3326 domain-containing protein, giving the protein MERPYTAVLIIPTGIGATIGGYAGDAIPLARVMSQVCDRLITHPNVLNGASLYWNISNSYYVEGYGLDKFASGEWGLRPVRSNRIGVILDKAIEPDLMLRHLQTVDGARATLGLNIVDSIVTDTSLGVEIGVSASGVSWGTICNPDSLLRAAAKLVTTEKVEAIAVVGRFPDSIEGERGEKYRQGKGVDPVAGAEAVISHLLVRTFKIPCAHAPALATSPPELDLSPLAAAEEIGYTYMPSVLVGLSRAPQFITSEKNKSLPGDIWVEEIDAVISPAGACGSSLLMSLSQKQCQIVTVTGNETLITVPAASLGIKATQVSSYLEAIGVLAAHKAGVDPQALLRE